A genomic segment from Comamonas terrigena NBRC 13299 encodes:
- a CDS encoding formate dehydrogenase subunit gamma yields MKRNPRDLVRYNASERANHWVVGICFILLALSGLAFFHPAFFPLTQLFGGGPWSRILHPYIGVVMALFFIVMACRFAKLNIVEPRDIDWLKNVNKMIDGDDHDMPEQGKYNGGQKLLFWGLVIGMALITITGVLMWRAWWNLPVGVVRAASVVHAIAAVWMIGLIIMHVYAAIWTRGTIRAMLYGTVTRAWAKQHHRGWYRKMTGDND; encoded by the coding sequence ATGAAACGCAATCCCCGCGACCTCGTGCGCTACAACGCATCGGAGCGCGCCAACCACTGGGTGGTCGGCATTTGCTTCATCTTGCTGGCCCTGTCCGGCCTGGCGTTCTTCCACCCGGCGTTCTTCCCGCTGACCCAGCTGTTCGGCGGTGGTCCGTGGAGCCGCATCCTGCACCCCTACATCGGGGTGGTGATGGCGCTGTTCTTCATCGTCATGGCCTGCCGTTTTGCCAAGCTCAACATCGTGGAACCCCGCGACATTGACTGGCTCAAGAACGTCAACAAGATGATCGACGGCGACGACCACGACATGCCCGAACAAGGCAAGTACAACGGCGGTCAGAAGCTGTTGTTCTGGGGCCTGGTCATCGGCATGGCGCTGATCACCATCACCGGCGTGCTGATGTGGCGCGCCTGGTGGAACCTGCCGGTGGGCGTGGTGCGTGCCGCTTCGGTGGTGCACGCCATTGCGGCCGTGTGGATGATCGGCCTGATCATCATGCACGTATATGCGGCTATTTGGACCCGCGGCACCATCCGTGCCATGCTCTATGGCACAGTCACCCGTGCCTGGGCCAAGCAGCATCACCGCGGCTGGTATCGCAAGATGACCGGCGACAACGACTAA
- the fdxH gene encoding formate dehydrogenase subunit beta, with amino-acid sequence MSSTMSLDIKRRSATTTPAPSARETHSGEVAKLIDVSKCIGCKACQTACMEWNDLRDEIGTAAAGVYDNPTDLTDQSWTVMRFTEYENEATGNLEWLIRKDGCMHCEDPGCLKACPSPGAIVQYSNGIVDFQQDQCVGCGYCVTGCPFNIPRISKKDHKAYKCTLCSDRVAVGREPACVKTCPTGAIMFGTKEAMKDQAAHRVVDLKNRGFDQAGLYDPQGVGGTHVMYVLHHADKPSLYKGLPDDPKISPMVALWKGVAKPLAMAALGAAAVGSLFHYITKGPNDVSKELEDEMERKDAEALNKESGK; translated from the coding sequence ATGTCTTCAACCATGTCCCTTGATATCAAGCGCCGCTCCGCGACGACCACCCCTGCCCCCAGTGCGCGCGAAACGCACAGCGGCGAGGTGGCCAAGCTGATCGACGTCTCCAAATGCATCGGCTGCAAGGCGTGCCAGACAGCCTGCATGGAGTGGAACGATCTGCGCGACGAAATCGGCACGGCAGCAGCCGGCGTCTACGACAACCCGACCGATCTGACCGATCAGTCGTGGACCGTGATGCGGTTCACCGAGTACGAGAACGAAGCGACCGGCAACCTCGAATGGTTGATCCGCAAGGACGGCTGCATGCACTGCGAAGACCCGGGCTGCCTGAAGGCCTGCCCTTCCCCCGGGGCCATCGTGCAGTACAGCAACGGCATCGTGGACTTCCAGCAGGACCAGTGCGTCGGTTGCGGCTACTGCGTCACCGGCTGCCCATTCAACATCCCCCGCATCTCGAAGAAGGACCACAAGGCGTACAAGTGCACCCTGTGTTCTGACCGCGTGGCGGTGGGTCGCGAACCGGCCTGCGTCAAGACCTGCCCGACCGGCGCCATCATGTTTGGCACCAAGGAAGCCATGAAGGACCAGGCCGCCCACCGTGTGGTCGACCTGAAAAACCGTGGCTTCGACCAGGCAGGCCTGTACGACCCGCAAGGCGTGGGCGGCACCCACGTCATGTACGTGCTGCACCATGCGGACAAGCCCTCCCTCTACAAAGGCCTGCCGGACGATCCCAAGATCAGTCCCATGGTCGCACTGTGGAAGGGCGTGGCCAAGCCTCTGGCCATGGCCGCACTGGGCGCCGCTGCCGTGGGCAGCCTGTTCCACTACATCACCAAGGGCCCGAACGACGTGTCCAAGGAGCTGGAAGATGAAATGGAACGCAAGGACGCCGAAGCGCTGAATAAGGAGTCTGGCAAATGA
- the fdhE gene encoding formate dehydrogenase accessory protein FdhE, producing MQQRILQPGEIEALDKTSFPRILLPQVASLFSERAARLRQLADGNPIADYLQFAAKIVDAQQAAASSVELAPLDTSTIERAQQHSMPLLPAAEHVDPAWHAVLHSMLETLSSAEGLPAPLQPLITELRNLPDAERNDIAAKLLQKEVAARHIGMAPFIMAALQVTYARRAAALNPVDVPYTDPASICPVCASEPVASVLRIGGKANGHRYLHCGTCCTEWHMVRVKCSHCESTKGIHYETIEGSKDVVTAETCDECGTYRKVVNQEKDPFAEPLADDLASLMLDLLMSEQTRFQRASANPLLYVAVAEAQDADQPQDGLIDPAQ from the coding sequence ATGCAGCAACGTATCCTCCAACCCGGCGAAATCGAAGCGCTGGACAAGACCTCCTTCCCCCGCATCCTGCTGCCGCAGGTCGCCAGCCTGTTCAGCGAACGCGCGGCCCGCCTGCGCCAGCTGGCCGACGGCAACCCCATCGCCGACTACCTGCAGTTCGCCGCCAAGATCGTCGACGCCCAGCAGGCCGCTGCCAGCAGCGTGGAACTGGCGCCGCTGGACACCAGCACCATCGAACGCGCCCAGCAGCACTCCATGCCGCTGCTGCCCGCCGCCGAGCATGTGGACCCCGCCTGGCACGCCGTGCTGCACAGCATGCTGGAAACCCTCTCCAGCGCCGAAGGCCTGCCCGCACCGCTGCAACCGCTGATCACCGAGCTGCGCAACCTGCCGGACGCCGAGCGCAACGACATTGCCGCCAAGCTGCTGCAAAAAGAAGTGGCAGCACGCCACATTGGCATGGCGCCGTTCATCATGGCCGCGCTGCAGGTCACCTACGCCCGCCGCGCCGCTGCACTGAACCCCGTGGACGTGCCCTACACCGACCCGGCCAGCATCTGCCCCGTCTGCGCCAGCGAACCCGTGGCCAGCGTGCTGCGCATCGGCGGCAAGGCCAACGGCCACCGCTACCTGCACTGCGGCACCTGCTGCACCGAATGGCACATGGTGCGCGTCAAGTGCTCGCACTGCGAATCCACCAAGGGCATCCACTACGAAACCATCGAAGGCAGCAAGGACGTGGTCACCGCTGAAACCTGCGATGAATGCGGCACCTACCGCAAGGTGGTCAACCAGGAAAAAGACCCGTTCGCCGAGCCCCTGGCCGACGACCTGGCCAGCCTGATGCTGGACCTGCTGATGAGCGAGCAGACCCGCTTCCAGCGCGCCAGCGCCAACCCGCTGCTGTATGTGGCCGTGGCCGAAGCGCAGGACGCAGACCAGCCCCAGGACGGGCTGATCGATCCGGCACAATAA
- the selA gene encoding L-seryl-tRNA(Sec) selenium transferase, with amino-acid sequence MPRLPVAAPSAPHATAPLEPARLPSVDRLLQSAELQPLLADYGRIATTDAVRQVLEDLRQQLRAGTALVPESVATGALAAQIGRQLAQLFAPRLRSVYNLTGTVLHTNLGRALLPQAAVEAVVEALTTPANLEYDLATGGRGDRDDLVEALICRLTGAEAATVVNNNAAAVLLTLSTLASGREVVVSRGELVEIGGAFRIPDIMGRAGCKLVEVGTTNRTHARDYEGAITADTALLMKVHTSNYAIQGFTKSVPDAEVTTIAHANDLQMVVDLGSGTLVDLRQWGLPHEVTVRETIDAGADVVTFSGDKLLGGPQAGIIVGKKELIAKIKKHPMKRALRVGKLTLAALEPTLRLYLHPEALAQNLTTLRLFTRPQADMRSQAEQLAPLLQHALGASWTVDTAELHSQIGSGALPVDNLPSWGLQIYPASGKQAGRQLQQLEARLRALPRPIIGRLHDDALWLDLRCLEADALDGFIAQFFLLRTDGAAQAQP; translated from the coding sequence TTGCCGAGACTGCCTGTGGCCGCACCATCCGCACCCCACGCTACCGCCCCCCTGGAACCCGCCCGCCTGCCGTCGGTGGACCGCCTGCTGCAATCGGCCGAATTGCAGCCCCTGCTGGCCGACTACGGCCGCATCGCCACCACCGACGCCGTGCGCCAGGTGCTGGAAGACCTGCGCCAGCAGCTGCGTGCCGGCACCGCGCTGGTCCCCGAATCTGTAGCCACTGGCGCACTGGCAGCACAGATCGGCCGCCAGCTCGCCCAGCTGTTCGCCCCGCGCCTGCGCAGCGTCTACAACCTCACGGGCACCGTGCTGCACACCAACCTGGGCCGCGCCCTGCTGCCCCAGGCGGCGGTGGAGGCCGTGGTGGAAGCGCTGACCACTCCCGCCAACCTGGAATACGACCTCGCCACCGGCGGCCGCGGCGACCGTGACGACCTGGTAGAAGCGCTGATCTGCCGTCTCACCGGCGCCGAAGCCGCCACCGTGGTCAACAACAACGCCGCCGCCGTGCTGCTGACCCTGTCCACGCTGGCATCCGGCAGGGAAGTGGTGGTCTCGCGCGGGGAACTGGTGGAAATCGGCGGCGCCTTCCGCATCCCCGACATCATGGGCCGCGCCGGCTGCAAGCTGGTCGAGGTGGGCACCACCAACCGCACCCATGCGCGCGACTATGAAGGCGCCATCACCGCAGACACCGCCCTGCTGATGAAGGTGCACACCAGCAACTACGCCATCCAGGGCTTCACCAAGAGCGTGCCCGACGCCGAAGTCACCACCATCGCCCACGCCAACGACCTGCAGATGGTGGTGGACCTGGGCAGCGGCACCCTGGTAGACCTGCGCCAGTGGGGCCTGCCCCACGAGGTTACGGTGCGCGAAACCATCGACGCCGGCGCCGATGTGGTCACCTTCAGCGGCGACAAGCTGCTGGGCGGCCCACAGGCCGGCATCATCGTCGGCAAGAAGGAGCTGATCGCAAAGATCAAAAAGCACCCCATGAAGCGCGCCCTGCGCGTGGGCAAGCTCACCCTGGCGGCGCTGGAGCCCACGCTGCGCCTGTACCTGCACCCCGAGGCCCTGGCCCAGAACCTGACCACGCTGCGCCTGTTCACCCGCCCGCAGGCCGACATGCGCTCCCAGGCCGAACAACTGGCCCCCCTGCTCCAGCACGCGCTGGGCGCCAGCTGGACGGTGGACACCGCCGAGCTGCACAGCCAGATCGGCAGCGGCGCCCTGCCCGTGGACAACCTGCCCAGCTGGGGCCTGCAGATCTACCCGGCCAGCGGCAAGCAGGCCGGCCGCCAGCTGCAGCAGCTCGAAGCGCGGCTGCGCGCCCTGCCCCGCCCCATCATCGGGCGCCTGCACGACGACGCACTGTGGCTGGACCTGCGCTGCCTGGAAGCCGACGCCCTGGACGGCTTCATCGCCCAATTCTTCCTGCTGCGCACCGACGGCGCGGCCCAGGCCCAGCCCTGA